One part of the Halobacteria archaeon AArc-dxtr1 genome encodes these proteins:
- a CDS encoding molybdopterin-dependent oxidoreductase produces MKELRAVGSSIQRSDGDGHVTGQTEYVTDRNFRDLKHIHMVRSPVAHGEIKDIDISGAEEVPGFVDVLTHEDVPNNVHTVLTLIDIGPPEEQILAADRVRYEGEPIVAVIGETKRAAMEAAAAVEVEIEELPAVFDVEEALEDDAPILKPWGTNYFEFDDNENESRKVRYGDVEKGFEEADHIIEGEYQTSPIEQAPVETTAAIAKPEADGRFKVFTNTQALYFSLDNTALILDIPFEKLQFIGGTVGGGFGGKVDVIVEPLATLAAKKTGSPVQYEFSREEEMQVSSPRGAWRMYYKDGVTDDGEIVAREVTSYADAGAYNRHSPYATTKHAANLGGPYRIPNAKFDCYCVYTNKTPSSAMRGFGVTPCSFAIESQMDRIAEKLDMDPWEVRFKNAYQNGDMTPHRKEVEDASVIEAMQSAAELAGEGLPEEFKQMSSLQDAEVEQ; encoded by the coding sequence GTGAAAGAGCTTCGCGCCGTCGGCTCGTCGATCCAGCGCTCGGACGGCGACGGTCACGTCACCGGCCAGACTGAGTACGTCACCGACCGGAACTTCCGGGATCTAAAACACATCCACATGGTCCGGAGCCCGGTCGCCCACGGCGAGATCAAAGACATCGACATCTCCGGTGCCGAAGAGGTGCCCGGATTCGTCGACGTGCTGACCCACGAGGACGTCCCAAACAACGTTCACACTGTCCTCACCCTGATCGACATCGGTCCGCCCGAAGAACAGATCCTGGCAGCGGATCGCGTCCGCTACGAGGGCGAGCCGATCGTCGCGGTGATCGGCGAGACCAAGCGCGCGGCCATGGAGGCCGCGGCCGCCGTCGAAGTCGAGATCGAGGAGTTGCCTGCGGTCTTCGACGTCGAGGAGGCGCTCGAAGACGACGCACCGATCCTCAAACCCTGGGGGACGAACTACTTCGAGTTCGACGACAACGAAAACGAGAGCCGGAAGGTGCGCTACGGCGACGTCGAGAAGGGCTTCGAGGAGGCCGATCACATCATCGAAGGCGAGTACCAGACCAGCCCGATCGAACAGGCGCCCGTCGAGACGACCGCGGCGATCGCCAAGCCGGAGGCCGACGGCCGGTTCAAGGTCTTCACGAACACCCAGGCGCTGTATTTCTCGCTGGACAACACGGCGCTGATCCTGGACATCCCCTTCGAGAAGCTCCAGTTCATCGGCGGCACCGTCGGCGGCGGCTTCGGCGGCAAGGTCGACGTCATCGTCGAGCCCCTGGCGACGCTGGCAGCGAAGAAGACCGGTTCGCCGGTCCAGTACGAGTTCTCCCGGGAAGAGGAGATGCAGGTCTCCTCGCCGCGAGGTGCCTGGCGGATGTACTACAAAGACGGCGTCACCGACGACGGTGAGATCGTCGCCCGCGAGGTGACGAGTTACGCCGACGCCGGCGCGTACAACCGACACAGCCCGTACGCGACGACCAAACACGCGGCGAATCTCGGTGGGCCGTACCGGATTCCCAACGCCAAGTTCGACTGCTACTGCGTCTACACAAACAAGACGCCGTCCAGCGCGATGCGTGGGTTCGGCGTGACGCCGTGTTCGTTCGCGATCGAGTCACAGATGGACCGCATCGCCGAGAAGCTCGACATGGATCCGTGGGAGGTCCGCTTCAAGAACGCCTACCAGAACGGCGATATGACCCCCCACCGCAAGGAGGTCGAGGACGCGAGCGTGATCGAGGCGATGCAGTCGGCCGCCGAGCTGGCGGGCGAGGGGCTGCCGGAGGAGTTCAAACAAATGAGTTCGCTGCAGGACGCGGAGGTAGAACAATGA
- a CDS encoding (2Fe-2S)-binding protein — protein MSSNSKIVELTVNGRTVEEIVQPMEPLQAVLREKMGYTATKTGCKQGGCGSCTVLVDGEPKVSCLVTIEEAAGKEITTLEGITPSEDGELHPIQEAFNEHFAMQCGYCTPGMIMTAKALLDRNPDPTREEIVDAISGNVCRCTGYDPIVDAVEAAAETMNGGGEA, from the coding sequence ATGAGTTCTAATTCGAAGATCGTCGAGCTGACCGTCAACGGTCGCACCGTCGAGGAGATCGTCCAACCGATGGAGCCGCTGCAGGCGGTCCTCCGGGAGAAGATGGGCTACACCGCCACCAAGACCGGCTGCAAGCAAGGCGGCTGTGGCAGCTGTACGGTTCTGGTAGACGGTGAACCCAAGGTCTCCTGTCTCGTCACGATCGAGGAGGCCGCGGGCAAGGAGATCACCACGCTTGAGGGGATCACTCCCAGCGAGGACGGCGAACTCCACCCGATCCAGGAGGCGTTCAACGAGCACTTCGCGATGCAGTGTGGCTACTGTACGCCCGGGATGATCATGACCGCGAAGGCGCTTCTCGATCGCAACCCCGATCCGACCCGCGAGGAGATCGTCGACGCCATCTCCGGGAACGTCTGTCGGTGTACCGGCTACGATCCGATCGTCGACGCCGTCGAAGCAGCCGCCGAGACGATGAACGGAGGTGGCGAGGCGTGA
- a CDS encoding FAD binding domain-containing protein has product MPVNAYHRPTSLDDALELTADRPADIEIISGGTITMPAVNEGHDIPEQVLDIRELDLDYVDNTDEGITLGPTLTLTDVIEDVDVPLLQEGARHSGGWAVRNSATIGGNLFAPAPLGDAAVALLALDATVEVQRSDGSREIPLVEFYEGSGETALEPSELVTAIRVPESGAETAYQKFTRNQEPAPPVVTVAIAIERDAETVTNARIAANGAGPHPVRLTDAETAIEGTALDEAAIEQAADAAAEAADPPTDAIATSWYRERMLRKHCASALAEIGGVDGDDVNGAVETDAEGER; this is encoded by the coding sequence ATGCCGGTCAACGCCTACCATCGACCGACATCACTCGACGACGCACTCGAGCTCACGGCTGATCGGCCGGCCGACATCGAGATCATCTCTGGGGGGACGATCACGATGCCAGCGGTAAACGAGGGACACGACATCCCCGAACAAGTGCTCGACATCCGTGAACTCGACCTCGACTACGTCGACAACACGGACGAGGGGATCACGCTCGGCCCGACGCTGACGCTGACCGACGTCATCGAGGACGTCGACGTTCCACTCCTACAGGAAGGCGCTCGCCACAGCGGCGGCTGGGCGGTTCGAAATAGCGCGACGATCGGGGGCAATCTCTTCGCACCGGCACCGTTGGGGGACGCCGCCGTGGCGCTGCTGGCACTCGACGCCACCGTCGAGGTCCAGCGTAGCGACGGGTCGCGCGAAATTCCACTGGTCGAATTCTACGAGGGATCCGGCGAGACCGCACTCGAGCCGTCGGAGCTGGTGACGGCGATCCGCGTGCCCGAGTCTGGGGCCGAAACCGCCTATCAGAAGTTCACGCGCAATCAGGAGCCGGCACCGCCCGTAGTAACGGTGGCGATCGCGATAGAGCGAGACGCCGAGACGGTCACCAACGCGCGAATCGCGGCCAACGGCGCGGGCCCGCACCCGGTCCGACTGACCGACGCCGAGACGGCGATCGAGGGAACCGCCCTCGACGAGGCGGCGATCGAGCAGGCGGCCGACGCCGCCGCCGAAGCGGCCGACCCGCCGACGGACGCGATCGCGACGTCGTGGTACCGCGAGCGAATGCTCCGGAAACACTGCGCGTCGGCGCTCGCAGAGATCGGCGGTGTGGACGGAGACGACGTGAACGGAGCGGTCGAAACGGACGCGGAGGGAGAGAGATGA